Proteins encoded within one genomic window of Camelina sativa cultivar DH55 chromosome 19, Cs, whole genome shotgun sequence:
- the LOC104766144 gene encoding FRIGIDA-like protein 4a: MGSVPDPGELTELAQPSFEEFQKQTSLMTSCTLLWQELSDHFTSLEQNLMKKSEALKQMIETLDNQTQTSLESLKRREVTIDHSVEIVAGKVGERARAALESLEKARDGGGDGANDDSGEVDDEEGLLSALKALCLKMDARGFWNFVTARKKELENLRSKIPAALGDCVDPAMLVLEAISEVFPVDKREEKMSNDYGWACVVILESLTPVMVDPVIGKSRLLVTPSVEEKAKEIAETWKKSLEERGRIENVKTPDVHTFLQHLVTFGIVRSEDLALYRKLVVGSAWRKQMPKLAVSVGLGDQMPDMIEELISRGQQLDAVHFTYEVGLVDKFPPVPLLKAYLRDAKKSAASIMEDSSNTGRATHLVARKEQSALKAVLKCIEEYKLEEEFPPENLKKRLDQLEKTKTEKRKPAAVPANKRTRASYNGPMPPAKAGRITNAYVSSFPFIRSPSHSPQYASPAAYPSPPTTVYSNRSPPYPYSPEIIPASYQGSPIGYPAYNGYCSGPVPAPAPPVYHPHHHQHHQFHHQQHQHQHQQHYY; encoded by the exons ATGGGGTCAGTCCCCGATCCAGGCGAGTTGACTGAGTTAGCTCAGCCGAGTTTCGAGGAGTTTCAGAAACAGACGTCGTTGATGACGAGCTGTACTCTTCTATGGCAAGAGCTCTCCGATCACTTCACTTCTCTAGAGCAAAATCTCATGAAAAAATCCGAGGCGTTGAAGCAGATGATTGAAACCCTAGATAACCAGACTCAGACCTCGCTCGAGTCACTGAAACGCAGGGAGGTTACGATCGACCACAGCGTTGAGATCGTAGCTGGGAAAGTTGGGGAACGAGCTAGAGCTGCTCTCGAATCGCTAGAGAAAGCaagagatggtggtggtgatggtgctAATGATGATTCCGGCgaggttgatgatgaagaaggtcTTCTCTCTGCTTTGAAAGCTCTCTGTCTTAAAATGGACGCGAGAGGATTCTGGAACTTTGTGACGGCGAGGAAGAAGGAGTTGGAGAATCTCCGGTCAAAGATTCCGGCGGCGTTGGGGGATTGTGTGGATCCGGCGATGTTAGTGCTTGAAGCGATATCTGAGGTTTTTCCGGtggataagagagaagagaagatgagcAATGATTACGGATGGGCTTGTGTGGTGATTCTTGAGAGTTTAACACCTGTAATGGTTGATCCAGTGATTGGGAAATCGAGGCTTCTTGTTACACCGAGCGTTGAGGAGAAGGCTAAGGAGATTGCTGAGACGTGGAAGAAGAGCTTGGAAGAGAGAGGAAGGATTGAGAATGTGAAGACTCCTGATGTTCATACGTTTCTTCAGCATCTTGTTACGTTTGGGATTGTTAGAAGTGAAGATCTTGCTTTGTATAGAAAGCTTGTTGTTGGATCTGCTTGGCGTAAACAGATGCCTAAGCTTGCTGTTTCTGTTGGTTTGGGTGATCAAATGCCTG ATATGATTGAAGAATTAATCAGCAGGGGACAACAGCTTGATGCTGTTCATTTTACTTATGAAGTTGGCCTTGTGGATAAGTTCCCACCTGTTCCTTTGCTCAAAGCTTATCTAAGAGACGCAAAGAAGTCAGCAGCTTCTATCATGGAGGACTCTAGCAATACTGGCCGAGCTACG CATCTTGTGGCGCGCAAGGAGCAATCAGCACTTAAGGCGGTTCTGAAATGCATAGAAGAGTACAAACTCGAGGAAGAGTTCCCTCCAGAGAACCTCAAGAAACGCTTGGACCAGCTAGAGAAGACCAAAACCGAGAAGAGGAAACCAGCCGCTGTTCCCGCAAACAAGAGAACCCGAGCCAGCTACAACGGTCCAATGCCACCAGCCAAAGCCGGACGTATCACAAACGCATACGTCTCTTCCTTCCCATTCATCAGATCGCCCTCTCACTCTCCTCAATACGCTTCACCAGCAGCTTACCCATCCCCACCGACAACTGTCTACAGCAACAGGAGCCCGCCTTATCCATACTCTCCAGAGATCATCCCTGCCTCATACCAAGGCTCTCCTATTGGTTACCCAGCTTACAACGGTTATTGCAGTGGTCCAGTTCCTGCTCCAGCTCCTCCGGTTTACCACCCACACCATCATCAACACCACCAATTCCACCATCAGCAGCACCAGCATCAGCATCAGCAACATTACTACTGA